A region from the Mycolicibacterium phlei genome encodes:
- a CDS encoding copper resistance CopC family protein, translated as MTTVLRVPSRAHLFFQTLFFKTLVLSAVSTLVLLTGAIAGAGPAGAHATRISEDPAESSELTESPARVSATFNEPLQKEFAAMTVVGPDGNLWQTGEVLVDGPVLSVAVRQLGPAGDYTVNYRVTSADGHVLNGSWSFRMTVPGGGSPGPAVTAAPDDAPAESPAAPATDAAGDGIPVWPFYVGAVVVVAAAAVWAVRRRG; from the coding sequence ATGACCACTGTTCTGCGGGTGCCGTCACGCGCCCATCTGTTTTTCCAAACCCTGTTTTTCAAAACCCTTGTCCTGAGCGCTGTCTCGACTCTGGTTCTGCTGACCGGCGCGATCGCCGGCGCCGGCCCGGCGGGCGCGCACGCGACGCGCATCAGCGAGGACCCGGCGGAGAGCAGCGAGCTGACCGAAAGCCCGGCGCGGGTGTCGGCCACCTTCAACGAACCGCTGCAGAAGGAGTTCGCCGCGATGACCGTGGTGGGTCCCGACGGCAACCTGTGGCAGACCGGTGAGGTGCTGGTCGACGGCCCCGTGCTCAGCGTCGCGGTGCGGCAGCTCGGCCCGGCCGGCGACTACACCGTCAACTACCGGGTCACCTCGGCCGACGGGCACGTTCTCAACGGGTCGTGGTCGTTCCGGATGACGGTGCCCGGCGGCGGCAGCCCCGGTCCCGCGGTGACGGCGGCGCCCGACGACGCGCCCGCCGAGAGCCCCGCGGCACCGGCCACCGACGCCGCCGGGGACGGGATCCCGGTGTGGCCGTTCTACGTCGGCGCCGTCGTCGTGGTCGCGGCGGCCGCGGTGTGGGCGGTGCGGCGGCGCGGATGA
- a CDS encoding SulP family inorganic anion transporter yields MIRAAGANLARLLPSRRDYEELPRSWRRDILAGITVGVVALPLALAFGISSGVGAAAGLITAVVAGLLAAVFGGSHVQVSGPTGAMAVVLAPVVAQHGLGSIALVTILAGLMVLAAGVTGLGRAVTFIPWPVIEGFTLGIAAIIFLQQVPAALGQETPPGGRTLAAAIQVVANADWTTAIYPLSIVAVVAILMVGLPRLHRGIPESLTAVIVATVIVVLAKLPVADIGELPSHLPAPVLPHADLTALRTVVGAALAIAALAAIESLLSARVAATMAPTGPYDPDRELVGQGVASVASGLFGGMPATGAIARTAVNVRSGARTRLAAIVHSLVLLAVVYLATGPVSTIPLSALAGVLMVTSFRMISASTVRKILRSTRSDAVTFVLTAAVTICFDLIEAVIIGMLVAAFFVLRSVARRSSVTREELPGPPQPGDDRIALLRLDGAMFFGVAERISNTITDPDHPNVEVVIIRLSQLGMLDATGAHTLAQIASELEARGITVIIKGVRPEHMDLLTNVGVFESLRHENHLMDSLEEAIEHARSHVAEHAA; encoded by the coding sequence GTGATCCGCGCCGCCGGGGCCAACCTGGCCCGTCTGCTGCCCAGCCGCCGCGACTACGAGGAGCTGCCCCGATCCTGGCGCCGCGACATCCTGGCCGGCATCACGGTCGGTGTGGTGGCGCTGCCGCTGGCGCTGGCGTTCGGCATCAGTTCCGGGGTGGGCGCCGCCGCCGGTCTGATCACCGCGGTGGTCGCCGGTCTGCTGGCCGCGGTGTTCGGCGGCTCGCACGTGCAGGTGTCCGGGCCGACGGGCGCGATGGCGGTGGTGCTGGCCCCCGTCGTCGCCCAGCACGGCCTGGGCAGCATCGCGCTGGTCACCATCCTGGCCGGGCTGATGGTGCTGGCCGCCGGCGTCACCGGGCTGGGCCGCGCCGTCACCTTCATCCCGTGGCCGGTCATCGAGGGCTTCACCCTCGGCATCGCCGCGATCATCTTCCTGCAGCAGGTGCCCGCCGCCCTCGGCCAGGAGACCCCGCCGGGCGGGCGCACCCTGGCGGCCGCGATCCAGGTCGTCGCCAACGCCGACTGGACGACGGCGATCTACCCGCTGAGCATCGTCGCCGTCGTCGCGATCCTCATGGTGGGCCTGCCCCGGCTGCACCGAGGTATCCCGGAATCGCTGACCGCGGTCATCGTCGCGACGGTGATCGTCGTACTGGCCAAGCTGCCGGTCGCCGACATCGGTGAGCTGCCGTCGCACCTGCCCGCGCCGGTGCTGCCGCACGCCGACCTCACCGCGCTGCGCACCGTCGTCGGCGCCGCACTGGCCATCGCCGCGCTGGCCGCGATCGAGTCCCTGTTGTCGGCGCGGGTGGCGGCGACGATGGCGCCGACCGGCCCGTATGACCCCGACCGCGAACTGGTCGGCCAGGGTGTGGCCTCGGTGGCCTCGGGCCTGTTCGGCGGTATGCCCGCCACCGGCGCGATCGCCCGCACCGCGGTCAACGTCCGGTCCGGGGCGCGCACCCGGCTCGCGGCGATCGTGCACTCACTGGTGCTGCTGGCGGTGGTGTACCTGGCCACCGGCCCGGTGTCGACGATCCCGCTGTCGGCGCTGGCCGGGGTGCTGATGGTGACGTCGTTCCGGATGATCTCGGCGTCCACGGTGCGCAAGATCCTGCGCTCGACCCGCTCGGACGCGGTGACGTTCGTGCTCACCGCGGCGGTGACCATCTGCTTCGACCTGATCGAGGCGGTCATCATCGGCATGCTGGTCGCGGCGTTCTTCGTGCTGCGCTCGGTCGCGCGCCGCAGCAGCGTCACCCGCGAGGAGCTGCCCGGCCCGCCGCAGCCCGGTGACGACCGGATCGCCCTGCTGCGCCTGGACGGTGCGATGTTCTTCGGTGTGGCCGAACGGATTTCGAATACGATCACCGACCCCGACCATCCGAACGTCGAGGTGGTGATCATCCGGTTGTCGCAGCTGGGCATGCTCGACGCCACCGGGGCGCACACACTGGCCCAGATCGCCTCCGAACTGGAGGCCCGCGGAATCACGGTGATCATCAAGGGCGTTCGCCCCGAGCACATGGATCTGCTCACCAATGTCGGTGTGTTCGAATCGCTTCGGCACGAGAACCACCTGATGGATTCGCTCGAGGAGGCCATCGAGCACGCCCGGTCCCATGTGGCCGAACACGCCGCCTAG
- the dinB gene encoding DNA polymerase IV, which yields MFVSSDPRPSSASILHADLDSFYASVEQRDDPSLRGRPVIVGGGVVLAASYEAKAFGVRTAMSGREARRLCPHAVVVPPRMSAYSQASKAVFEVFHDITPVVEPLSVDEAFLDVSGLWRVSGTPVQIGARLREQVRERVGLPITVGIARTKFLAKVASQEAKPDGLLLVPPDRELAFLHPLPVRRLWGVGAKTAERLHDFGIETVADVAELSESTLCSLVGHAMGSRLFALSRNIDRRRVTTGVRRHSVGAQRALGRRGNTMSHNEIDAVVVNLVDRITRRMRAAGRTGRTVVLRLRFDDYSRATRSHTMPRATASTEPILAAARSLVAAAAPLIAEKGLTLLGFAVSNIDRDGAQQLELPFDDRGDPTAVDAAVDRVRQRYGNAAVTRGVLVGRDPGLEVPHLPD from the coding sequence ATGTTCGTGTCGAGCGATCCGCGGCCGTCGTCGGCGAGCATCCTGCACGCCGATCTCGACTCGTTCTACGCCTCGGTCGAACAGCGCGACGACCCGTCCCTGCGGGGCCGTCCGGTGATCGTCGGCGGCGGGGTGGTGCTCGCCGCCAGCTACGAGGCCAAGGCCTTCGGGGTGCGCACCGCGATGAGCGGGCGCGAGGCCAGACGGCTGTGCCCGCACGCGGTCGTCGTACCACCGCGGATGTCGGCCTACTCGCAGGCCTCCAAGGCGGTGTTCGAGGTGTTCCACGACATCACGCCGGTGGTCGAACCGCTGTCGGTGGACGAGGCGTTCCTCGACGTGTCCGGGTTGTGGCGGGTGTCGGGCACGCCGGTGCAGATCGGCGCGCGGCTGCGCGAACAGGTGCGCGAGCGGGTCGGGCTGCCGATCACCGTCGGCATCGCGCGCACCAAGTTCCTGGCCAAGGTCGCCAGCCAGGAGGCCAAACCCGACGGGCTGCTGCTGGTGCCGCCGGACCGGGAACTGGCGTTCCTGCACCCGCTTCCGGTGCGCCGGTTGTGGGGCGTCGGCGCCAAGACCGCCGAGAGACTGCACGACTTCGGCATCGAGACCGTCGCCGACGTCGCCGAACTCAGCGAGTCGACGCTGTGCTCACTGGTCGGCCACGCGATGGGCAGCCGGCTGTTCGCCCTGTCCCGCAACATCGACCGCCGCCGGGTGACCACCGGGGTGCGCAGGCACTCGGTCGGTGCGCAGCGCGCACTGGGAAGACGCGGAAACACCATGTCGCACAATGAGATCGACGCCGTCGTGGTCAATCTGGTCGACCGCATCACCCGCCGGATGCGCGCCGCGGGCCGCACCGGGCGCACGGTGGTGCTGCGGTTGCGCTTCGACGACTACAGCCGCGCCACCCGCTCGCACACCATGCCGCGCGCGACCGCCTCGACCGAGCCGATCCTGGCGGCCGCCCGGTCCCTGGTCGCCGCCGCGGCCCCGCTGATCGCCGAAAAGGGTTTGACGCTGCTCGGTTTCGCGGTGTCCAACATCGACCGCGACGGGGCCCAGCAGCTGGAGCTGCCGTTCGACGACCGGGGCGACCCGACCGCCGTCGACGCCGCCGTCGACCGGGTGCGGCAGCGCTACGGCAACGCCGCCGTCACCCGCGGGGTGCTGGTGGGACGCGACCCGGGCCTGGAGGTGCCGCACCTGCCCGACTAG
- a CDS encoding TetR/AcrR family transcriptional regulator: protein MTSVSQRRRSRARGPARPSGDEREQAILATLERLLTEGRTLADISVDDLAKGAGLSRPTFYFYFPSKDAVLLALVEHVINEADRNADAAMGGLDAAVDPTGVWKAINALFETFGAHRAVTLAGAAARPHNPELRARWSRFMQKWIDYTTTSIQAERDRGAAPTTIPAHDLATSLNLMNERTMLAAFAGEQPAVDPSQLVNTLAHIWVTSIYGTTRH from the coding sequence GTGACCAGCGTTAGCCAGCGGCGCCGTTCCCGCGCCCGAGGACCCGCCCGCCCGTCCGGCGACGAGCGTGAGCAGGCGATTCTCGCGACCCTGGAGCGTCTGCTGACCGAGGGCCGCACGCTGGCCGACATCTCCGTCGACGACCTCGCCAAGGGCGCGGGGCTGTCCCGGCCGACGTTCTACTTCTATTTCCCGTCCAAGGACGCGGTGCTGCTCGCGCTCGTCGAGCACGTGATCAACGAGGCCGACCGCAACGCCGACGCGGCGATGGGCGGGTTGGACGCCGCGGTCGACCCGACCGGGGTGTGGAAGGCGATCAACGCCCTGTTCGAGACGTTCGGTGCGCACCGGGCGGTGACGCTGGCCGGCGCCGCGGCCCGCCCGCACAACCCCGAGCTGCGCGCGCGGTGGTCACGCTTCATGCAGAAGTGGATCGACTACACCACCACCTCGATCCAGGCCGAGCGCGACCGCGGCGCCGCGCCCACCACGATTCCGGCCCACGACCTGGCCACCTCGCTGAACCTGATGAACGAGCGCACCATGCTGGCCGCGTTCGCCGGTGAGCAGCCGGCCGTCGACCCGTCCCAGCTGGTCAACACGCTGGCCCACATCTGGGTCACCAGCATCTACGGCACCACCCGCCACTAG
- a CDS encoding potassium channel family protein, whose protein sequence is MRVGIAGAGAVGRSVARELIGYGHRVLLIEQNPRHFEPHTVPQAEWLLADACEVSALEESGLHMCDVVIATTGDDKVNLTASLLAKTEFGVGRVVARVNDVRNEWLFTEAWGVDVAVSAPSALVAAIEGAIDVGHVVRLMELRHGQVSLAKLTLPEGDSLVGKRISEVPLLENTMLAIVIRESGIVLPKSDDVLAAGDELLFLTGGGGDGEVPSLVRGALGALPRR, encoded by the coding sequence ATGCGGGTGGGCATCGCCGGTGCCGGCGCGGTCGGCCGGTCGGTGGCCCGGGAGCTGATCGGTTACGGGCACCGGGTGCTGCTGATCGAACAGAACCCGCGCCACTTCGAACCGCACACCGTGCCGCAGGCTGAGTGGCTGCTGGCCGACGCGTGCGAGGTGTCCGCGCTCGAGGAGTCCGGACTGCACATGTGCGACGTGGTGATCGCCACCACCGGCGACGACAAGGTCAACCTCACCGCCTCGCTGCTGGCCAAGACCGAGTTCGGCGTCGGCCGGGTGGTCGCCCGGGTCAACGACGTCCGCAACGAGTGGCTGTTCACCGAGGCGTGGGGTGTCGACGTCGCGGTGTCGGCGCCCAGCGCGCTGGTCGCCGCGATCGAGGGTGCTATCGACGTCGGGCACGTGGTGCGGCTGATGGAGCTGCGTCACGGTCAGGTCAGCCTGGCGAAACTGACGCTGCCCGAAGGGGATTCGCTGGTCGGCAAGCGGATCAGCGAGGTGCCGCTGCTGGAGAACACGATGCTGGCCATCGTGATCCGCGAGTCGGGCATCGTGCTGCCCAAGTCCGACGATGTGCTGGCCGCCGGTGACGAGCTGCTGTTCCTGACCGGCGGCGGCGGGGACGGTGAGGTGCCGAGCCTGGTGCGCGGCGCGCTGGGGGCACTGCCGCGGCGATGA
- a CDS encoding flavin-containing monooxygenase codes for MTDHLDVVIVGAGISGISAAWHLQDRCPGKSYAILERRENLGGTWDLFKYPGIRSDSDMFTLGFRFKPWTSEKSIADGPSIKAYLEETAREFGIDKHIRYRHRVLSADWSDADNRWTLKVDCDGEEIELTASFLFAASGYYNYDEGYTPEFVGRDDFEGTIVHPQHWPEDLDYQGKRIVVIGSGATAVTLLPALANSGAGHVTMLQRSPTYIGALPDVDPFAARTKKALPEKAAYVVNRWKSIVFQSAQYQISRRFPKFMRKQLMTMAQRRLPEGFDVQKHFGPRYNPWDERLCLAPNGDLFKVIRQGKADVVTDTIERFTKTGIKLTSGAELPADIIVTATGLNLQLFGGAQIMRNGVPINLHDTMAYKGMMLTDMPNMAFTVGYTNASWTLKADLVSEFFCRVLNHMDAHGYTTFEPEHPGNKVEERPLLDFTPGYVLRALDYLPKAGHVTPWRLKQNYFLDLRLIRHGKVDDEGLTFSRKLTPVKA; via the coding sequence ATGACCGATCACCTGGACGTCGTCATCGTGGGAGCCGGCATCTCCGGCATCAGTGCGGCCTGGCATCTGCAGGACCGCTGCCCCGGTAAGAGCTACGCGATCCTGGAGCGCCGCGAGAACCTCGGCGGCACCTGGGACCTGTTCAAGTACCCGGGCATCCGCTCGGACTCCGACATGTTCACCCTCGGCTTCCGGTTCAAGCCGTGGACCTCAGAGAAGTCGATCGCCGACGGCCCGTCGATCAAGGCCTACCTGGAGGAGACGGCCCGGGAGTTCGGCATCGACAAGCACATCCGCTACCGGCACCGGGTGCTGTCCGCCGACTGGTCCGACGCCGACAACCGCTGGACGCTCAAGGTCGACTGCGACGGCGAGGAGATCGAGCTCACCGCGTCGTTCCTGTTCGCCGCCAGCGGCTACTACAACTACGACGAGGGCTACACCCCCGAGTTCGTTGGTCGCGACGACTTCGAGGGCACCATCGTGCACCCGCAGCACTGGCCCGAGGACCTGGACTACCAGGGCAAGCGGATCGTCGTCATCGGCAGCGGCGCCACCGCGGTCACGCTGCTGCCCGCGCTGGCTAACTCCGGCGCAGGCCACGTCACGATGCTGCAGCGCTCGCCGACCTACATCGGTGCGCTGCCCGACGTCGACCCGTTCGCCGCGCGCACCAAGAAGGCGCTGCCCGAGAAGGCGGCCTACGTGGTGAACCGGTGGAAGAGCATCGTCTTCCAGTCCGCGCAGTACCAGATCAGCCGCAGGTTCCCGAAGTTCATGCGCAAGCAGCTGATGACGATGGCGCAGCGCCGGCTGCCCGAGGGCTTCGACGTGCAGAAGCACTTCGGGCCGCGGTACAACCCGTGGGACGAGCGACTCTGCCTGGCGCCCAACGGCGATCTGTTCAAGGTGATCCGCCAGGGCAAGGCCGACGTCGTCACCGACACCATCGAGCGGTTCACCAAGACCGGCATCAAGCTCACCTCCGGTGCCGAGCTGCCCGCCGACATCATCGTCACCGCAACGGGTTTGAACCTGCAGCTGTTCGGCGGGGCGCAGATCATGCGCAACGGCGTGCCGATCAACCTGCACGACACCATGGCCTACAAGGGCATGATGCTCACCGACATGCCCAACATGGCGTTCACCGTCGGCTACACCAACGCCTCATGGACGCTCAAGGCCGACCTGGTCTCGGAGTTCTTCTGCCGGGTGCTCAACCACATGGACGCCCACGGCTACACCACCTTCGAGCCCGAGCATCCCGGTAACAAGGTCGAGGAGCGTCCGCTGCTGGACTTCACCCCCGGCTACGTGCTGCGCGCGCTGGACTACCTGCCCAAGGCCGGCCACGTCACCCCGTGGCGGCTCAAGCAGAACTACTTCCTCGACCTGCGGCTGATCCGGCACGGCAAGGTCGACGACGAGGGCCTGACGTTCAGCCGCAAGCTCACCCCCGTCAAGGCCTAG
- a CDS encoding CopD family protein → MNLRSTALPGALVAAAAVVLTWALAYPDGSAGQTGIRVVADGAAVLTLGLAVVPLLDDSRHRDELVARTRAPLAAASAVWLLAELLRLLMSAAQAAASSLGALDVGTAVEFATATAPGRAGALAVVVAAVVCATALVAPRTPAVTVALAGAAAVGVAARQLTGHFSASTSGGLAVTLHTLAAALWCGVLAGLVLTVEHRGQWARLLPRFSQLALGCVVVLLAGGVVGALGAVEDLPAGLFNTGYGRLLSAKVALTVVLVVLGWRNRSVWVPAARSHRASAVVSRTRARVETGLMIVVLVLAAGLAVTG, encoded by the coding sequence ATGAACCTGCGCTCCACCGCGTTGCCCGGTGCGCTGGTGGCCGCCGCCGCGGTGGTGCTGACGTGGGCGCTGGCGTACCCGGACGGCTCGGCCGGGCAGACCGGCATCCGCGTCGTCGCCGACGGCGCGGCCGTCCTCACGCTCGGCCTGGCGGTGGTCCCGCTGCTCGACGACTCGCGCCACCGCGACGAACTGGTGGCCCGCACCCGCGCGCCGCTGGCGGCGGCGTCGGCGGTGTGGCTGCTGGCGGAGCTGCTGCGGCTGCTGATGTCGGCGGCGCAGGCCGCCGCGTCGTCGTTGGGGGCGCTCGACGTGGGCACGGCCGTGGAGTTCGCGACCGCCACCGCGCCGGGGCGGGCCGGCGCGCTCGCCGTCGTCGTCGCGGCCGTGGTGTGCGCGACCGCGCTCGTCGCACCCCGCACCCCCGCGGTCACCGTCGCGCTGGCCGGTGCCGCCGCGGTGGGCGTCGCCGCGCGCCAGCTGACCGGGCATTTCTCGGCCAGCACCAGCGGCGGGCTGGCGGTCACGCTGCACACGCTGGCGGCCGCGCTGTGGTGCGGGGTGCTGGCGGGGCTGGTGCTGACCGTCGAGCACCGCGGTCAGTGGGCGCGGCTGCTGCCGCGGTTCTCCCAGCTCGCGCTGGGGTGCGTGGTCGTGCTGCTGGCCGGCGGTGTGGTCGGCGCCCTCGGGGCGGTCGAGGACCTGCCCGCCGGGCTGTTCAACACCGGGTACGGGCGGCTGCTGTCGGCCAAGGTCGCGCTGACCGTGGTGCTGGTGGTGCTGGGCTGGCGTAACCGATCGGTGTGGGTGCCGGCGGCGCGGTCGCACCGGGCGTCCGCGGTGGTGTCTCGGACGCGGGCCCGGGTGGAGACCGGGCTGATGATCGTCGTGCTGGTGCTGGCCGCGGGACTGGCCGTCACCGGCTAG
- the rraA gene encoding ribonuclease E activity regulator RraA has protein sequence MSIEPRPTADLVDEIGPDVRSCDLQFRQFGARTQFAGPITTVKCFQDNALLKSVLSQPGNGGVLVIDGDGSLHTALVGDVIAGLGVTNGWAGIIVNGAVRDAATLRTLDIGIKALGTNPRKSTKTGEGQRDVAVEFGGVMFVPGHIVHSDEDGIVVIEP, from the coding sequence GTGAGTATCGAGCCCCGCCCCACCGCGGATCTGGTCGACGAGATCGGTCCCGACGTCCGCAGCTGTGACCTTCAGTTCCGCCAGTTCGGCGCCCGCACGCAGTTCGCCGGGCCCATCACCACGGTCAAGTGTTTCCAGGACAACGCACTGCTGAAATCGGTTCTCTCCCAACCAGGTAACGGCGGAGTCCTGGTGATCGACGGCGACGGGTCGCTGCACACCGCGCTCGTCGGCGACGTGATCGCCGGCCTCGGTGTGACCAACGGCTGGGCCGGGATCATCGTCAACGGCGCGGTCCGCGACGCGGCCACGCTGCGCACCCTCGACATCGGCATCAAGGCGCTGGGCACCAACCCGCGCAAGAGCACCAAGACCGGCGAGGGTCAGCGCGACGTCGCGGTCGAGTTCGGCGGTGTGATGTTCGTGCCGGGCCACATCGTGCACAGCGACGAGGACGGCATCGTCGTCATCGAACCCTGA
- a CDS encoding MerR family transcriptional regulator: protein MDARTVGAVAALTGVSVRTLHHYDHIGLVVPSVRTPAGYRGYTDADIERLHLVLVYRSAGLPLERIRTILDGDPDVLGHLKRQHALLLEQADRLQHTIKAVKELMSAHRSGIRLTAEEQVEIFGTTVFGEEYADEAAARWGHTDAWAQSRERAARLGRQDWVAIKAENDALLAALADAKRRGVAPGSAEADALAARHRAAIERFYDCDDAMHRCLVEMYLADERFTRYYDDAEPGLARFVHDIVVATIDR, encoded by the coding sequence ATGGACGCCAGGACCGTCGGCGCGGTGGCCGCCCTGACCGGGGTGTCGGTGCGCACGCTGCACCACTACGACCACATCGGTCTGGTGGTGCCCAGCGTCCGCACCCCCGCGGGCTACCGCGGCTACACCGACGCCGATATCGAACGGCTGCACCTGGTGCTGGTGTACCGATCGGCCGGCCTGCCGCTCGAGCGGATCCGCACGATCCTCGACGGCGACCCCGATGTGCTCGGGCACCTGAAGCGACAGCACGCGCTGTTGCTGGAGCAGGCCGACCGGCTACAGCACACGATCAAGGCAGTGAAGGAACTCATGAGCGCGCACCGCAGCGGGATCCGGCTGACCGCCGAGGAGCAGGTGGAGATCTTCGGGACGACGGTGTTCGGCGAGGAGTACGCCGACGAGGCCGCGGCGCGCTGGGGCCACACCGACGCCTGGGCACAGTCGCGGGAGCGGGCCGCCCGGCTGGGCAGGCAGGACTGGGTCGCGATCAAGGCCGAGAACGACGCGCTGCTGGCCGCGCTGGCCGACGCGAAACGTCGCGGTGTGGCACCGGGCTCGGCGGAGGCCGACGCGCTGGCCGCCAGGCACCGGGCGGCGATCGAGCGGTTCTACGACTGCGACGACGCCATGCACCGGTGCCTGGTGGAGATGTATCTGGCCGACGAGCGGTTCACCCGCTACTACGACGACGCCGAGCCGGGGCTGGCCCGGTTCGTGCACGACATCGTCGTGGCTACCATCGACCGGTGA
- a CDS encoding ArsR/SmtB family transcription factor, whose product MPNPFPGNPEQPLYEIKANLFKALAHPARIRILEILSSNRDATPVSEILAETDLEPTLLSQHLAVLKRHRVVTGQRVGNAVYYQLAHPKISELLVIARTFLADVLDSQRDQYEALKSLPPLGRRK is encoded by the coding sequence ATGCCGAACCCATTTCCCGGCAACCCCGAGCAGCCGCTCTACGAGATCAAGGCGAACCTGTTCAAGGCGCTGGCGCATCCCGCCCGGATCCGGATCCTCGAGATCCTGTCGTCCAACCGCGACGCCACCCCGGTCAGCGAGATCCTCGCCGAAACCGATCTGGAGCCGACGCTGCTGTCGCAGCATCTCGCGGTGCTCAAGCGCCACCGGGTGGTCACCGGCCAGCGGGTCGGCAACGCCGTCTACTACCAACTGGCCCACCCGAAGATCTCCGAGCTGCTCGTGATCGCCCGCACCTTCCTCGCCGATGTCCTTGATTCCCAACGTGATCAGTACGAGGCACTGAAGTCCCTGCCGCCGCTGGGGAGGCGCAAGTGA
- a CDS encoding TIGR03086 family metal-binding protein, whose product MIDMSAACARTADVLVRVTDDQLSAATPCRELRLDALIAHVGGLALAFTAAALKDFGPLTDTPPSFDAPLDGDWRQRYPARLAGLAQAFADAAAWQGMTRAGTVDFPAEVAGLVALTEVVVHGWDIARASSQPYDVDAATAAAILPHVTAIAAEGPTEGLFGPAVPVADDAPVLDRIIAMTGRAPDWTP is encoded by the coding sequence ATGATCGATATGAGCGCGGCCTGTGCCCGCACCGCCGACGTGCTGGTGCGTGTGACCGATGACCAACTGAGCGCCGCCACCCCCTGCCGGGAGCTGCGGCTGGACGCGCTGATCGCGCACGTGGGCGGGCTGGCCCTGGCCTTCACCGCCGCCGCCCTCAAGGACTTCGGGCCGCTGACCGACACCCCGCCGTCGTTCGACGCCCCGCTCGACGGCGACTGGCGTCAGCGCTACCCGGCCCGGCTGGCCGGGCTGGCGCAGGCGTTCGCCGACGCCGCCGCCTGGCAGGGCATGACCCGGGCGGGCACGGTGGACTTCCCCGCCGAGGTGGCCGGGCTGGTGGCGCTGACCGAGGTGGTGGTGCACGGCTGGGACATCGCCCGCGCCAGCAGCCAGCCCTACGACGTCGACGCGGCCACCGCCGCGGCGATCCTGCCGCACGTCACCGCGATCGCCGCCGAGGGGCCGACGGAGGGCCTGTTCGGTCCCGCGGTGCCGGTCGCCGACGACGCGCCGGTGCTGGACCGGATCATTGCGATGACCGGCCGCGCCCCGGACTGGACGCCGTGA
- a CDS encoding PHP domain-containing protein, with protein MDPVVALRQIAYYKDRAREDPRRVMAYRKAADVVEALTDAERERHGAANSWQSLPGVGPKTAKVIAQAWAGQEPDVLVELRSSAPDLGGGEVRAALRGDLHVHSNWSDGSAPIEEMMQAARELGHEYCALTDHSPRLRIANGLSADRLRRQLDVIDEIRERVAPMRILTGIEVDILEDGSLDQQEDLLERLDIVVASVHSKLAMDAAAMTRRMLRAIANPHTDVLGHCTGRLVTGGRGMRPESKFDAEKVFTACRDHGVAVEINSRPERRDPPTRLLNLARDIGCLFSIDTDSHAPGQLEFLGYGAQRALDNEVPVERIINTWSAEELLEWTTS; from the coding sequence ATGGACCCCGTCGTCGCCCTGCGGCAGATCGCCTACTACAAGGACCGCGCGCGCGAGGATCCCCGGCGGGTGATGGCCTACCGCAAGGCCGCCGATGTCGTCGAGGCGCTCACCGACGCCGAACGCGAACGGCACGGCGCCGCCAACAGCTGGCAGTCGCTGCCCGGCGTCGGACCCAAGACCGCGAAGGTCATCGCCCAGGCCTGGGCCGGCCAGGAACCCGATGTCCTCGTCGAATTACGCTCGTCGGCACCGGATCTCGGCGGCGGGGAGGTGCGCGCGGCGCTGCGCGGCGATCTGCACGTGCACTCCAACTGGTCGGACGGGTCCGCGCCGATCGAGGAGATGATGCAGGCCGCACGGGAACTCGGCCACGAGTACTGCGCGCTGACCGACCACTCGCCACGGCTGCGCATCGCCAACGGGCTGTCCGCGGACCGGCTGCGCCGCCAGCTCGACGTCATCGACGAGATCCGCGAGCGTGTGGCACCGATGCGGATCCTCACCGGCATCGAGGTCGACATCCTCGAGGACGGGTCGCTGGACCAGCAGGAGGATCTGCTGGAGCGCCTCGACATCGTGGTGGCCAGCGTGCACTCGAAACTGGCGATGGACGCCGCCGCGATGACGCGGCGCATGCTGCGCGCGATCGCCAACCCGCACACCGACGTGCTCGGTCACTGCACCGGCCGCCTGGTGACCGGCGGGCGGGGGATGCGGCCGGAGTCGAAGTTCGACGCGGAGAAGGTGTTCACCGCCTGCCGCGACCACGGGGTGGCCGTCGAGATCAACTCCCGGCCCGAGCGCCGGGATCCGCCCACCCGGCTCCTCAACCTCGCGCGCGACATCGGCTGTCTGTTCTCGATCGACACCGACTCGCACGCGCCCGGGCAGCTGGAGTTCCTCGGCTACGGCGCCCAGCGGGCGCTGGACAACGAGGTGCCGGTGGAGCGGATCATCAACACCTGGTCCGCCGAGGAGCTGCTGGAGTGGACCACCTCCTAG